One window of the Salvia splendens isolate huo1 chromosome 1, SspV2, whole genome shotgun sequence genome contains the following:
- the LOC121753834 gene encoding membrane-associated progesterone-binding protein 4-like, which yields MRWSPFLGIPILLALLSFFLFNFLSLKSPTNHPPPRLFTAEELALYNGTGQHLPILLGILGSVFDVSKGKSHYGAGGGYNHFSGRDASRAFVSGNFTGDGLTDNLHGLSSTEVKSIVEWRDFYSRTYIFVGKLVGRYYDAEGNPTKYLKGVEAKAARGAQLLEKQKKEEANVVSCNSRWSQEEGSEVWCDEGYPRLVQRPVEIALTGKMSKRCACFKEDELDHVGLEVYDGCDYLSKTCRL from the exons ATGCGTTGGTCCCCTTTTCTAGGAATTCCGATTTTATTGGCCTtgctctctttctttctcttcaaTTTCCTCTCTCTCAAATCCCCCACCAATCATCCTCCGCCT AGGCTATTCACCGCGGAGGAGCTAGCTCTTTACAATGGAACTGGCCAGCACTTGCCGATTCTTCTTGGTATTCTGGG GTCGGTTTTTGATGTGAGTAAAGGCAAAAGCCATTATGGTGCTGGAGGAGGCTACAACCATTTCTCAGGAAG GGATGCCTCCCGAGCATTTGTCTCAGGAAATTTCACTG GAGATGGACTTACAGATAACTTGCATGGTTTGTCTAGCACTGAG GTGAAAAGCATCGTTGAATGGCGAGATTTCTACTCAAGGACATACAT ATTTGTGGGTAAGTTAGTTGGTCGTTATTACGATGCTGAAGGAAACCCCACAAAATACTTGAAAGGGGTTGAAGCAAAGGCAGCCAGAGGTGCTCAGCTGCTCGAGAAGCAGAAGAAAGAAGAAGCTAATGTAGTCAGTTGTAATTCAAGGTGGAGTCAGGAAGAGGGATCCGAG GTATGGTGTGACGAAGGTTATCCTAGGCTAGTTCAGAGGCCCGTTGAAATAGCTCTGACGGGGAAAATGAGCAAGCGGTGCGCTTGCTTCAAAGAAGACGAACTGGACCATGTCGGGTTAGAAGTCTATGATGGATGTGATTACTTATCCAAGACATGTCGATTATAG